The following are encoded in a window of Impatiens glandulifera chromosome 5, dImpGla2.1, whole genome shotgun sequence genomic DNA:
- the LOC124938954 gene encoding uncharacterized protein LOC124938954 has translation MPNVIDGVVSWFQEKVVQPLVLILNKGAEPKQLAFSTALGFALGVFPICGVTFFLCAMAIALLGSLCHAPTVMLANFIATPIELSLMIPFLRLGEAVTGGPHFPLSTDALKKVLTGEASRDVLQSIFNALLGWFVAAPIMMVVLYIILLPIFKILVRKFNPAP, from the exons ATGCCGAATGTAATCGATGGAGTTGTTTCCTGGTTCCAGGAAAAGGTCGTCCAGCCGCTCGTCCTCATCCTCAACAA GGGTGCGGAGCCCAAGCAATTGGCGTTCTCTACTGCTCTTGGCTTTGCTTTGGGAGTATTTCCTATATGCG GTGTTACCTTCTTTTTATGTGCAATGGCTATAGCATTGCTTGGATCTCTCTGCCATGCTCCAACTGTGATGTTAGCTAACTTCATTGCTACTCCAATAGAATTGAG TCTTATGATTCCATTCTTACGCCTTGGTGAAGCTGTTACTGGTGGACCTCATTTTCCCTTAAGTACTGATGCTCTGAAAAAGGTCTTGACTGGTGAAGCATCACGTGATGTCCTGCAAAGCATTTTCAACGCG TTGTTGGGCTGGTTCGTAGCAGCGCCAATCATGATGGTTGTACTGTACATAATTCTTCTTCCTATCTTTAAGATTCTTGTTCGTAAGTTCAATCCTGCACCATAA